Proteins found in one Tumebacillus sp. BK434 genomic segment:
- the tpiA gene encoding triose-phosphate isomerase, which translates to MRKPILAGNWKMFKTVQQALSFAEHLQGLANDAPDQVDTVICAPFPSLYALNQQLAGGAIKLAAQNMHQAEEGAFTGEVSALMLKDVGCTYVIIGHSERRQYFGETDDSVNQKVQAAFQHGLLPIICVGEDLDQRSQGITKQLVEGQVRAALSGVQANDVPRLVIAYEPIWAIGTGQTATAQDANEVCAHIRQVVGDMYGQYQAGLVRIQYGGSVKPENIEELMLQPDIDGALVGGASLDPGSFAKLLKGALAK; encoded by the coding sequence ATGCGCAAACCGATTCTCGCGGGCAACTGGAAGATGTTCAAAACGGTGCAGCAGGCGCTTTCGTTCGCCGAGCACCTGCAAGGCTTGGCGAACGACGCGCCCGATCAGGTCGACACCGTGATCTGTGCGCCGTTCCCCTCGCTCTACGCGCTGAACCAACAGCTCGCAGGCGGCGCGATCAAACTGGCCGCGCAAAACATGCACCAGGCGGAAGAAGGGGCGTTCACCGGCGAAGTGTCGGCGCTGATGCTGAAAGACGTCGGCTGCACCTACGTGATCATCGGGCACTCCGAACGCCGTCAGTACTTTGGCGAAACGGACGACTCGGTGAACCAAAAAGTGCAGGCGGCATTCCAGCACGGCCTCCTGCCGATCATCTGCGTCGGTGAAGACCTCGACCAGCGCAGCCAAGGCATCACCAAGCAGCTGGTCGAAGGGCAAGTCCGCGCCGCGCTGTCCGGCGTGCAAGCGAACGATGTGCCGCGCCTCGTCATCGCCTATGAACCGATCTGGGCGATCGGCACGGGCCAGACGGCGACCGCACAGGACGCCAATGAAGTCTGCGCACACATCCGCCAAGTGGTCGGCGACATGTACGGCCAGTACCAAGCCGGCCTCGTGCGCATCCAGTACGGCGGTTCGGTGAAGCCGGAGAACATCGAAGAGCTGATGCTCCAGCCGGACATCGACGGCGCATTGGTCGGCGGAGCGAGCCTCGATCCGGGCTCGTTTGCCAAACTGCTCAAAGGAGCGCTTGCCAAATGA
- the gpmI gene encoding 2,3-bisphosphoglycerate-independent phosphoglycerate mutase: MTRPAPVALIILDGFGWRRETKGNAVHLAHKPNFDRYWNEYPHTTLTASGEAVGLPAGQMGNSEVGHLNIGAGRIVYQDLTRVSKSIREGEFKHNPAFLNAIEHCKANGTKLHLYGLVSDGGVHSHISHLMELLDLCKEQQMGQDQVLVHAFLDGRDVIPGTARQYIADLQKRMQHNGVGRIATVQGRYYAMDRDKRWERTEKAYRAMVYGEGPSSTEPLEALEESYRASVTDEFVLPTVIKNADGTPVGLIEDRDAVIMFNFRPDRAIQISQVFTNKDFRGFDRGEKCPQDLYYVTLTKFSETVGGFVAYKPSSLDNTLGEVLTQNKLKQLRIAETEKFPHVTSFFSGGREEEFEGEERVLIPSPKVATYDLQPEMSAHGVADACVAKIDEGVDFICLNFANADMVGHTGSLEAAVKAVETVDDCLGQVVEKVLSKGGVCLITADHGNADMMILPSGEACTTHTTEPVPFIVTQAGISLREGGILADIAPTVLKLLQLAQPEEMTGQSIVL; the protein is encoded by the coding sequence ATGACACGTCCCGCACCTGTAGCATTGATCATCCTCGACGGCTTCGGCTGGCGCAGAGAGACGAAGGGCAACGCGGTGCATCTGGCGCACAAGCCGAATTTTGACCGCTATTGGAACGAGTACCCGCACACGACCCTGACCGCTTCCGGCGAAGCGGTCGGGCTGCCGGCCGGGCAGATGGGCAACTCGGAGGTCGGGCACTTGAACATCGGCGCCGGCCGCATCGTATACCAGGATCTGACCCGCGTCTCGAAGTCGATCCGCGAAGGCGAGTTCAAGCACAACCCGGCGTTCCTGAACGCGATCGAGCACTGCAAAGCGAACGGCACCAAACTGCACTTGTACGGCCTCGTCTCGGACGGCGGCGTGCACAGCCACATCTCGCACCTGATGGAGCTGCTCGACCTCTGCAAAGAGCAGCAGATGGGGCAGGACCAAGTGCTGGTCCACGCTTTCCTCGACGGCCGCGACGTCATTCCGGGCACCGCCCGCCAATACATCGCCGACCTGCAGAAGAGAATGCAGCACAACGGCGTCGGCCGCATCGCGACGGTGCAAGGCCGCTACTACGCGATGGACCGTGACAAGCGCTGGGAGCGCACCGAAAAAGCGTACCGCGCCATGGTCTACGGCGAAGGGCCGTCCTCGACCGAGCCGCTCGAAGCTTTGGAAGAGTCGTACCGCGCCTCGGTGACCGACGAGTTCGTCCTGCCGACGGTGATCAAGAACGCGGACGGCACGCCGGTCGGCCTGATCGAAGACCGCGATGCGGTCATCATGTTCAACTTCCGTCCCGACCGCGCGATCCAGATCTCGCAGGTGTTTACGAACAAAGACTTCCGCGGCTTCGACCGGGGCGAGAAATGTCCGCAAGACCTGTACTACGTCACCTTGACCAAGTTTTCCGAAACGGTCGGCGGATTTGTCGCGTACAAGCCGTCCTCGCTCGACAACACCTTGGGCGAAGTGTTGACGCAAAACAAGCTCAAGCAACTGCGCATCGCCGAGACGGAAAAGTTCCCGCACGTGACGAGCTTCTTCTCCGGCGGGCGCGAAGAGGAGTTCGAAGGCGAAGAGCGCGTGCTGATCCCTTCGCCGAAAGTCGCGACTTATGACCTGCAGCCGGAGATGAGCGCGCACGGCGTCGCCGATGCCTGCGTGGCGAAGATCGACGAAGGCGTCGACTTCATCTGCCTCAACTTCGCCAACGCCGACATGGTCGGGCACACCGGGTCGCTGGAAGCGGCGGTCAAGGCGGTGGAGACGGTCGATGACTGCCTCGGCCAGGTGGTGGAAAAGGTGCTGTCTAAAGGCGGCGTCTGCCTGATCACCGCCGACCACGGCAATGCCGACATGATGATCCTGCCGAGCGGGGAAGCGTGCACGACGCACACGACCGAGCCGGTGCCGTTCATCGTCACCCAAGCAGGGATCTCGCTTCGCGAAGGCGGCATTCTCGCCGACATCGCGCCGACCGTATTAAAGCTGCTCCAACTGGCACAACCTGAAGAAATGACCGGCCAGAGCATCGTTCTCTAA
- the secG gene encoding preprotein translocase subunit SecG codes for MLLTIAKVLLVIFSIGLILVVLLQSGKSAGLSGAITGGAEQLVGRKARGFDAVLAKITAGLAVGFIGLTLWVAWLVANA; via the coding sequence ATGTTATTGACGATTGCGAAGGTTCTGCTCGTGATTTTCTCGATCGGTTTGATTTTGGTCGTCCTGCTTCAATCGGGTAAGAGCGCAGGTCTGTCCGGCGCGATCACCGGCGGTGCGGAACAACTCGTGGGCCGCAAAGCTCGTGGTTTTGATGCAGTGTTGGCTAAAATTACGGCAGGATTGGCAGTTGGCTTTATTGGCCTCACCTTGTGGGTCGCTTGGCTGGTTGCAAACGCGTAA
- a CDS encoding alpha/beta fold hydrolase encodes MAVCLLLHGYTGTPFEVEPLAKELAAQGHTVSMPTLAGHGSTRHEMERVTWRDWIHSAEKALVSLLKEHPDEKIHLVGFSMGGLILAYLSLEHKERIASLTMLSSPIYTINPKQLFRTIAEAIQKSMRARERSEDVARYISKVKGTPLRSLVHFRRLIQEVKPKLEQLDVPLLVIQGELDDLVEPKSAAHIFDAAVCSQKDLQFFSRSGHMICHDCEADEVCRRVAEFIARIERGEEGAV; translated from the coding sequence ATGGCAGTATGTCTTTTGTTGCACGGCTATACCGGCACGCCGTTTGAAGTGGAGCCGCTGGCCAAGGAGTTGGCGGCACAGGGCCACACCGTTTCCATGCCGACGCTGGCCGGGCATGGCTCGACGCGTCACGAGATGGAGCGCGTGACGTGGCGGGACTGGATCCACAGCGCGGAAAAAGCGCTGGTCAGCCTGTTGAAGGAACATCCCGATGAAAAAATCCACTTGGTCGGCTTTTCGATGGGCGGGCTGATCTTAGCCTATCTGTCCCTCGAACACAAAGAGCGCATTGCGTCCTTGACGATGCTCTCCTCGCCGATCTACACGATCAATCCGAAGCAACTGTTCCGCACGATCGCCGAGGCGATTCAAAAATCGATGCGGGCGCGGGAGCGCAGCGAAGACGTGGCCCGCTACATTTCCAAGGTCAAAGGGACGCCGCTGCGCTCGCTGGTCCATTTCAGGCGGCTGATCCAGGAGGTCAAGCCGAAGCTGGAGCAGCTCGACGTGCCGCTCTTGGTGATCCAGGGCGAGTTGGACGACTTGGTGGAGCCGAAGAGCGCGGCGCACATTTTTGACGCGGCCGTCTGCAGCCAGAAAGATCTGCAGTTCTTCTCCCGCTCCGGGCACATGATCTGCCACGACTGCGAGGCGGACGAAGTGTGCCGGCGGGTGGCCGAATTCATTGCGCGCATCGAGCGCGGGGAAGAGGGCGCCGTATAA
- the eno gene encoding phosphopyruvate hydratase, protein MSIIYDVRAREVLDSRGNPTVEVEVETETGMIGRAIVPSGASTGAHEAVELRDGDTGRYLGKGVLRAVENVNEELGPEIVGQDVFDQVGIDNLMISLDATHNKSKYGANAILGISMAVAHAAAKELGLPLYTYLGGFNAKQLPVPMMNILNGGQHADNTVDFQEFMVMPVGAETFREALRMGAEVFHSLKNVLKSQGLNTAVGDEGGFAPNLKSNEEALSLIMTAIENAGYKPGEDIMLAMDVAATEFFKDGKYHLEGEGVTKTSEEMVAMYEALVAKYPIISIEDGLSEDDWEGWKLLTERIGSRVQLVGDDLFVTNTERLAEGIEKGIGNSILVKVNQIGTLTETFDAIEMAKRAGYTAVISHRSGETEDVTIADIAVATNAGQIKTGAPSRTDRVAKYNQLLRIEDMLDYTAQYGGKSAFYNIKR, encoded by the coding sequence GTGAGCATTATCTATGACGTACGTGCACGTGAAGTCCTCGATTCCCGCGGCAACCCGACCGTTGAGGTGGAAGTGGAAACGGAAACCGGCATGATCGGCCGCGCCATCGTTCCGTCCGGCGCATCGACCGGCGCTCATGAAGCGGTCGAACTGCGCGACGGCGACACAGGCCGTTACCTTGGCAAAGGCGTGCTGCGCGCTGTGGAAAACGTCAACGAAGAGCTCGGCCCGGAAATCGTCGGCCAGGATGTGTTCGACCAAGTCGGCATCGACAACCTGATGATCTCGCTCGACGCTACCCACAACAAGTCCAAATACGGCGCCAACGCGATCCTCGGCATCTCGATGGCGGTGGCGCACGCTGCTGCGAAAGAGCTTGGCCTGCCGCTCTACACCTACCTTGGCGGCTTCAACGCCAAGCAGCTGCCGGTGCCGATGATGAACATCCTGAACGGCGGCCAGCATGCGGACAACACGGTCGACTTCCAGGAGTTCATGGTCATGCCGGTCGGCGCGGAAACGTTCCGCGAAGCGCTGCGCATGGGCGCCGAAGTGTTCCACTCCCTGAAGAATGTGCTCAAGTCGCAAGGCCTGAACACGGCGGTGGGCGATGAAGGCGGCTTTGCTCCGAACCTCAAATCGAACGAAGAAGCATTGTCCCTGATCATGACGGCGATCGAAAACGCCGGCTACAAGCCGGGTGAAGACATCATGCTGGCGATGGACGTCGCGGCGACCGAGTTCTTCAAGGACGGCAAGTACCACCTCGAAGGCGAGGGCGTGACCAAGACGTCCGAAGAGATGGTGGCGATGTATGAAGCGCTGGTGGCGAAATACCCGATCATCTCGATCGAAGACGGCCTGTCTGAAGACGACTGGGAGGGCTGGAAGCTGCTCACCGAGCGCATCGGCAGCCGCGTGCAGCTGGTCGGCGACGACCTGTTCGTCACCAACACCGAGCGTCTGGCAGAAGGTATCGAGAAAGGCATCGGCAACTCGATCCTCGTCAAAGTCAACCAGATCGGCACGTTGACCGAAACGTTCGATGCGATCGAAATGGCGAAGCGCGCCGGTTACACCGCCGTCATCTCGCACCGCTCCGGCGAAACGGAAGACGTGACGATCGCCGACATCGCGGTGGCGACCAACGCCGGCCAGATCAAGACGGGCGCACCGTCGCGCACCGACCGCGTGGCGAAGTACAACCAGTTGCTGCGCATCGAGGACATGCTCGACTACACCGCGCAATACGGCGGCAAGTCTGCTTTTTACAACATCAAGCGCTAA